The Glycine soja cultivar W05 chromosome 9, ASM419377v2, whole genome shotgun sequence sequence TATGAGAAATAACCTATATATTTGTTAAGAAACAGAAAGCACCACAAAATGATGGACTTATATATGTCGGGGATGTCCTCAGCGCCTAGGAACGTATACACATGTGCGACTCGTTCATATGATATGAATGTAGTTTTTGTTCGTTACGTTAAAAGTCTTTCCAACACttgcatatttaaaaataatttttttcgatctaattaataaatcaaatatttcaatgtagaaatatatcatcaaaataatatataatatgatcAACATAATATCATAtgttattaacttttattacaataatcaaaatcttaatataatcctataaattatatatatatatatatatactataataTATGTTTACATATTACAATCATATAATATATTCGACATACAgtatatgtatataataatataataattttttttccatatattatcaatataatataacaatttaatcaataaatcaaatatctccattcaaaattatataattagaagAATATATTATACAgtcaatataatattatatattattaatttttatcataataatcAAAATCTTGATATAATCCTATAAATTTTTTGCCtatattatcaatataatataataatctaatcaataaattaaatattttcaaaaaattccaCAACCAATACactacaatttaataaaatacattttttattatttaaaatggaAGAGCACACACACAAGATGATTCATATTTGGATCAAACTTTCTTCCCAAATATATTCTAAAATCAAGAGATATCATATATCTAATAATCCAATATAATGATTATGTATCTCTACATGTTTCAGAttgaacaaaatatatattttcacaaCAATTACAATATGCACGCTTGATGACACTGAGAAAAAGTATATTcacttttagaagaaaaataatttccacaatataattttaaggcTTAATGATAAATTTACTTCTTCTATTTATCTCGGTTCACAAATTTagttcgtgtacttttatttaaGAGTCctccatttttttcattcttgttATTTTAGTTTCCAACTAAAATTGGACATCACATATTAAGTTTTTATTGAACCTCAAAACTTTCTTCATGTCATCACCCTAAAACCTTGTCCCTGTCATCTTCAAAACCAAATCCCTTTATGGCATGCTTTTCATCCTCATCTCCTTTGGAAGTAACAACAGTCTCCAGTTCAGTTTCTTCAGCTTTTCTAACATTATCCCATGAAACGTGCGCTTTACTCTTAGGCATGGGGAAATTCGAGAGATCTGACTGGAGCGCACCCCATATGCACACTTCAAAAAGTCCATCTGGTTATAGGTCAAAGTTCCAGTTTTATCTGACAGGATAGTATCTACCTGACCCAACTCTTCATTCAAATTTGATGTCCGCGCATCGGCTGGAGTCCCAGTTTCTTCATCATGCATTTGAATGTCTTAGTTGATGAAGGTTGCCTGTAAAACCTTTACAACCTCAATGGAAACATAAAGTGAGATGGGTATCAAATATCCATAAAGAATAAGTGCATTAATCAGATGACTCATTCCAGCCACTCCAACTTTGTTGGGATCATACTGATATTCAATATTGTCGGGCCGTAAGTACCACCACTTTGGGGCTTGGTACTTTGTCTTGAAGATAAATCCTATGGAACTAATAACAGATATCAAAATAAAGACAGTGAAGGGGTGTATATGATATAATCCTTCTTCCTTTTCCATTGTGCTTCTTTTTGAAGGGGATTTTGTGGAATTCTGCATGACTTTGCTGTCATGACCAGTGAAAATGGCCACCCCATAGATGTAATCAGTGTTCCTGAGCTTAGAATCTCTGAGAAGAACTTGACTAGGATCAAGAGGATAAATCTGGCGCTCATAATCTGAGTTTCCAACAAACATATAAAGATTGGGGTTTGGGTCTTCAGAATGTATTGTTCCACTGAAATCTTTAAAAACTTCATTATCTAGATTTTGAGGAAAGATTTACGGAGGAAGGTTTTAGTTTGATGCCATGGAGAAGGTTTGAGGTCCAATAAAAGTACAACATGTGTGGTGGTTAACGTAAATAATTAGTCGTTAGTATTTAATTTTAGGAttgaagattaaaataattgaattgcaaaaaaaaaaaataaaaaactcaattGGTGAATTAATTTAGAGAAACCAACTTTATGAGCTgagataaaaaaactaaatttgtaattaagcctaattttaaatacaaaagacACATTGATTTGACACCAATTGTTAATTACTTGAAAGTGTTTTCAACACTTACACTAGAAAATTAGGATCTATTTTGcagttaaaatatataacaataataaataaaggaaagtACATGTTCTTGTAgcaacaaatttttttctttgaaatagaACTCTAAAGAGAAGCtctttttctaattttcaaGTCTAAAAAATAGACTTTTTTTAGTTTGTATGTAATACACTTTACTCTCatgtagatatttttttatttataatgttaaagaaatatgaatttgatcatttttttaaaaagtagacattttatttaaaatattttcatatctctttatctttctatttgaaaataaaaactattttatatctttttatcttgAACTTTCTAATATTAGACAAAGATAGTTAACAAATAATCTCATAACTAATTACGATAACTAACTAATCACATGACCTAATATGTAACAATAGAATCCTAATTTTATCTTATGGACAActtctaaatttataaaataatactttttgtttatattaattatattcttgttGGTAgcaaagaatataataatattttactaaaatatttatttaattaaattaaattctgtaatttaattatcaaataaattattttcttttatagagATTGGAACACTCACTTGTGTGTAATCCCATAGGTTTAATGGTAAATCAgtagtaaattaattataattaatttactaatcaaGGTATGTATTTAACAATACTCCTTAATGTCCAGATAACATGAAGTAACATATTTTACCTTCAAGAACCCATAGAAGAAgaatcatataatattttattccatCATTTACTACAACTCAAGATTAATGGTAGAGTGTATTACTGTCAAACTCTAAtaagttaaaatattatatttagttAATGAATGATTTAAGaaactcttttcttctttcattcaattgTCCTGGTCAAGGTCTTAATTCAATCATAGAATTCAAACTCATTACCTAGAGTTGATGAATTCCttcttaattaatcattaattctacaagtatttaattatatcCAATATTTATTCAACTAGTGCATTAAGACATTAGGTGttcgaaattaaaatataacaaataacttgttaattactatgataatCTCATGTAAAAGAAAACTATTATATATCTTCTTGAGAACTTTCTATTGACATATGAAGGTAATATTATCTATTAGAAATTCTCAATTGAATAAGTTCAATAATGACATTCACATGTACGTCATTTATATGCAATTcaataaatgagatctattaatttttatcgaataaagacaattttatatatatatatatatatatatatatatatatatatatatatatatatatatatatatatatatattgatctatttagattattgatgtcctattCACAATAATCCCACGATCAAGAATAATTcagattaaatttataaaagactTATTTCTCAATATCATAATCTCTATCATGATAACAAGtctctaattttaatcaaggacttgtcaaattaacaatttcataaaacaataaatatgataataaaataaagaataattctttattaaaattaataacataatgAATTGGAGTCTGAACatacacatttatttataacattttttccattcaaactatatatatatatatatatatatatatatatatataagggacATATTAGGtgagatgaatattttattatgagaGATGAGATAATTAAATAGCAGTCCTTGGATGAGAGGAATGTTTTATTACGAGAGATGAGAAAAGATTAAATAGCAATCCTTAGATCAAAATGGGAGGTCTAGATTTAATTCTCTAATCtctcataataaaatattcctCTCACATGATATGATAtgctctctctatatatatatatatatattatatcaaatttataatttcaattgGTGCAAATTTAATAGTCttaatttacaatttaaaatGAGAAGAACTTTTCCATCATAAACAAGACAAATATAAAGTTACTTGTTAAGatcagaaaatattattttaattaaagataaaatatgtccgtaatgaattaattttgatagatTTGGTACAAACGGAATAAGCATCTGGTTGTTTACTTCTTAGAGGATTAATTAGAGGGATTCTTGTTGGCTCAGACGGGCTTGAAGGGCTATTGCAAAATCATGGTCCGAGAAGCCTGTTAACAATTGACAAAGGTAGATACAATGCAAAGAATGGGGGCACCCTTTtaaagcaataataataattaaaacaacaGGTGCATTATATTAAATTAGGTACGTGTTGAGCTGAGGAGCCTCCACCAGAAACGAAAGAAAAGGAACACATGCAACTATGGCCTCTACGCGTCGGGTAGAGGAGTCTCCACAACATTCTTCTTCTCCACGTGTAAAGTATATAGGAGAATGCTATATCTTCGGCATCAAGAACCATTATGCAgtcttcaattttcatttttgttttcaagcCTAAGATAAGAGCTCTCGGAAATGAAGAGAAGAGGAAAAACAAAGGGAAAATCTGggtaatttttatattgattattatttcatcttttacggataattttttcatataattaagaaaaaaacatttgttgAGTGTAGATTGAGGACTTTGATATTATAGCTATGCTTTGGGTGGAAAGTTAAACCAGAAGTTATTAGATAATCTCGAATTATTATGTGCGATGAtctcattcaatttttattgttacgtatatttaagttttttaatttattgaaaataattaataatacctgattaattatatattatgtaaaaattaattaaaatcgtAATAGTACTTGGATCATCTAATAGTTATTTCAAAGTAAATGTTGTACACAACATGTCGAAtttgtgagagaaaaaaatttgaattcgattctcacaatatatttttgagagaaatgaaaaattttaaGTGTGATAAGTctgaaatcaaattataatattatttttaataaaaaagtaaacattGTACCCTCAAAAGTGGTTGGAACTTTATCATAGGTTTGTAATGAATTCCATAACCTCTATGTCtcaattttttataagtaattaaaattaagtagacacttgttttttcaaatataatgaATGCTCTTAGATTATACTAATAGAATCTCCCAATTAAGTGACCGGTAGATAAGTAATAAGTAACACAAAAAAGTCATAGCGACAGAGAACATATTGTCATGTAAGCAGTATGTGTTTgtattaattttcattatcatttttGTTGAACACCAATTTTCTTCAGTTACGTTAGAATGAATTGAACAGAGAAAGATCATATTGTAATATCAGGTAGTGTGTGCTTGTATTTTCGCTACCAACCCTGTTAAACTTTAATCCACCAATTTTCCTCGATTACATTAGAATCGATCTATTGAACTGTGTCTGAAGGGGCAATGCAAATGCAAACACATCCTTAATTGTTCAATTGTCACAAGCCCTAGTCTTTTATGTGTGATGTTAGTACCTTCAATTGACGAAATTCAGCTGAACTttactttattgcttttctttattCCAAGTACATATTATGAGATCCATAGACACACACTACCTGGAGAGAAAGGAAAACACATAACATACTATATATAGCTTCTAGATGCCCATTTTCTTAGACCACTTTATAAAACTAACAGATACAAACAGCATATCATTAATAACTTATAAACCATACCCTTAAACCCTCTAAATCTAGAGTTTCTTCATCTTCAAAGTGTCAAGAAACCTACCCTTTGTGATATCATTGCCGGATATGAAGTCCAGAAATTCCCTAAAGCAGAATTCTTTGTAGGATTTGGGGTGCTGGTCATTAACAAGTTCAAGTGCTGGACCCATCTTTCTGTCCATTGCAAAACTGTGAAGGCTCACAATGGAAAACCTCTTGTCATCCCCGTTAACCGTTGCGCGGTGAATGACACTCTTGTACTGTCCATTGCTCATAACTTCCATTTGGTCACCCAACTGCACCACAAGTGCACCTTCAACAAAGGGCACAGGTACCCAGTTGTTGTTTTTGTCCTTGATTTCTAGGCCGGAACGGGTTTGGAGCAGCACCGTTATGGACCCGTAATAGGAGTGAGGGTGGATACCTAAGGTGAGTCCAGGTTGTGGACATGCAGGGTAGCAGTTCACGGCGAGTGTCTGTGAGCCTCCATTGATTTCTTCATGTAGGTAACTACGGTTTAACCCTAGGCTTTCAAAAATGATTTCCAATAGTTGATTTTGTAGAACTTGCACTGCTTTtacgtactttcccatcttctCCCTGTTAGCATGTCATTGTTGtgcatatttttaattaggacTAGGGCAATGATATGGACATGAATTTGAAAAGCTTTCATCATGGAAGCGGCAAAATGGTTTCAATTATGATAAGTCTATTTGTGGTATAATGGTTTCATATTGTTGCTGGATAAAATTTTGGCATTTGAAAAGGTCTATATTTATGaaagcaattttttttcctacataGTTTTTTTTCCACACCATTTAACTTTTACATCATATATCTATACACTCATTCTTTTATTGTAGAAAAGGAGGAGAGGTAATTAAGCTCTGTAAAATTTATCTTCCCTCAGTTGGATGGGTGTAAAGATTACTGATGTAAAAATTGAGGTGTGTAAAAGAATCAAAGACACagttttaagaataattaattaggatcatatatattttcataCCTCCCTTTTCTTGTTGTACTCTATCCCATACTTAGCttttaatgatataaaaaaaatcattttgccttaaaatatattttcttgggtttctcatatttttatatattttacctTTAGTGCAAATAGCAAGTAGGGGTGGGGTAGTGTGAGAAAAGGGATCGTGGgagaaatatttttcaaaggTTTGTAACGAACTAACGATACCTGTAATTCGATGGATTTGAAGGCCACATGTGAATCCAATCCGATATTGGATAAGAGTAGTGTTTGATGAAATCTCTCCAGCAGTAAACTTCATCCCTAGCTTGGTTAAGACTTGTTCCATACCTTACAGGTTTGTGAACATCTTGAGAAAATAAACGCATCTTTTCATCATTAGGGAGGTTGAAGAACTCTGTTGCGACTTCTAGGGCTTCATCCATTACTGATTGATCAATTTCATGGTTAATAACCTACAAAAATACATAAGTCGTTTGTAAATGTAATATTACAGTATAAAAGTCaccatagaaataaaataagtcTAATTGTCTCCTCTAAATTTAGCTCACTTTGAAGCAAGGGGTGTCGTCTTcgcttttaaaaaaactacataCTTATCCACACACTCAGCCAACTCCTATATATACACAAATATATATGCAAATATGCACGTTCATGTGTATGCTTGGTGTTCACTAGCAAATTTGTATGATTTGTAATTGGTCATGTGTTACCAGAAATTGGGacttatatagaaaaaaaaaggaaatcagAATTGTAATTATGATTGGTGGAATCAGacatattgaataaaataattttttttagataagcatattgaataaaataattgtttatataaaatgtttttgcttttacttttctaaactactttatatatatatatatatgatcctTTTACATGAGACAAGAGGaagatgaaataatttttttataaagtgattatatgatttttaattttggttatatatttatttacggttcctatatatttatatttttttaacttaaaaaaaatagtttcttactaaattcattatatgttagctcttataatttataaataaatatgtacaaATGTATATATCTGCATGCATATGCACGTGTATTTTTGGTTGTATTAGAAAAGTTGCATGCATGATATATTAGAAAAGTTGCATGCATGATATACAAAATGAGCGTGTGCTATACCTGAAAGCAACCAATCTCCTTGCAGGCAATTCCAATTTCATCGATCGTTCTAGATATAACAGATTGATCCCACAAAGTAGACAAATCTATAATGGGAAGAGTGGTGGAGATCATGGGAACATGAGGGCTAGGACGTTGTGATGGTGGAAGAACATAACGTTGAGGTATAGAAGACACTCCAAGCTTGTCAAGACTCACAGCACTAGTAAAAGATGAAGCACTATGATCTCCCTCCATTGTCTCTCTTCCCAAATCTTATATTTTCAAATGGTATTGAATTGAGATACCGAGCTAATCATCAAGATCTATTTATAAGCCTCCAAGTGGATATGTTACGTTGATCACGATAGTCCTCTATCCACATTTCTTTAAGTTGTTCAATTCACTTAAATTGTGCATGCAAGAAAGTACAAAAAAGAGATTTTCGTTCAGAACACGAGTGTGGATTAAATGATCATAGTTGCCCCAGATCTGAGAGTGATGGGAATTGAAGTCAAAACGGGATAAAAGAAGAGCAGATAGTGATGAaagaattttgataaatatattggtCCAATATTCTTACGGCGCTAGTGCTAGTGGGGTTTGCTTGTTTGCGACTTTTTTATTGGAGAAATGTTAGGGCTTTGTACGAGTCCATGCTGTGGCACTAAGGATCGTTGGCTTGTTTTGACTTTGTATGCAAATCAGCAGTTTAGAACGTGCCTCGCGGAGTATCTTTGCGGTTTGTGTTTAATCAGAGAGATACCTAAGACGagtcaattaaaaaatagagtttatATTATTTGGGGATGAATGTGTACATTATATTTGTCCTCGAAATTATCCAAGAACTGATCCTCGTTCACGGTACATTATCTTGGGTTTCTCATATCCTCGTTCAACGTATCTACAGATAGACCTCTGTTGGACTAAAATCATAATAGAGCTAAATGGTTGTTGCGGCTGTTTTGAatattgttttccttttttttctggtACATGAACATGTGGCTTTGGAGCTTTAATTTAttctggtatttttttttattaagtgcAACATATTGGCcgctagttattttttttaaaatagatattCATTGTGTATCCTAATGTTAGTTAATTCCATCCATctccttatattttaatttcaaatgtcACATTTTGTTAGAGTATCTCTCAGCACCGGGTCCTTGCTTTGAAtgagctatatatatatgttacatCAAATTTAAGAATTGCACTATATATATGTATCCTAAAGACTTAAATGCATTTCACATGTTATctcacatttttatatttattataaggtAATAAttcatttgtaattttaaaacaaaaaaatatgcaaaaaactaaaatatattattttcttaatttttgtaacaacaatttttatcacaaaaaatattaaaaatatagaagaTTTACTTTatcactaattttaaaattatgagaaatacatcatattatataattaaaatataatctaattttcattatttttacataaaatcatttttaaatatgtttcatCAAGTTTGTTTAAAGTTGGGGATAAATTTACTTTTTAcgaataattgtttttttatatgcatGTTGCAAAATTAGGATGAGAATCGTTAGATAGTTGAGCAATTGACATGTGTCATTGTTTAGATAATCATAAGAGTAATTATTGTTGGAGAATAAACTAGTATAAAACTAACACTCTAACCAATTACTACTAATAATATCCTTacttatatttgaattaaactCAACACTCCCCCTTAATCCAAATCATTACAAGATATAACTCTCAACTCTATTCTGAGTTTTACAAATTTGTCAGGCTTAATTGCCTTAGTATGTCAGCTAGCTGAGTTTCTATTGAACAATATGTCATTTTAAGCTTTCCATTATTCACCTTCTCTCTTAGAAAATAGAATCTGGTTTCAATGTGCTTACTTCTCCCATGTGAGACTGGATTTTTAGCTAAATTGATAGCTGACTTGTTATCAATTGGCAATTTAATAGGTTTCTTTGCTTCAAACTTTAA is a genomic window containing:
- the LOC114368533 gene encoding flavanone 3-dioxygenase 3-like is translated as MDEALEVATEFFNLPNDEKMRLFSQDVHKPVRYGTSLNQARDEVYCWRDFIKHYSYPISDWIHMWPSNPSNYREKMGKYVKAVQVLQNQLLEIIFESLGLNRSYLHEEINGGSQTLAVNCYPACPQPGLTLGIHPHSYYGSITVLLQTRSGLEIKDKNNNWVPVPFVEGALVVQLGDQMEVMSNGQYKSVIHRATVNGDDKRFSIVSLHSFAMDRKMGPALELVNDQHPKSYKEFCFREFLDFISGNDITKGRFLDTLKMKKL